The proteins below come from a single Serratia ficaria genomic window:
- a CDS encoding helix-turn-helix domain-containing protein — protein MAKLQYIHDESGKPLYVVLPLDEYKKLVNQRDEYKAISYQADENDDETVPHEVVAIMLDQDVSLIAAWRLFRGLSQHEVAERLGTTQSAVSQWEAVDSKPQKKTREKLAVLYRCRPAQTIL, from the coding sequence TGAATCGGGCAAACCCTTGTATGTGGTGCTGCCTCTCGATGAATATAAAAAGCTGGTGAACCAGCGAGATGAATATAAAGCCATTTCCTATCAAGCTGACGAGAACGACGATGAGACGGTGCCTCACGAGGTGGTCGCCATCATGTTGGATCAAGACGTCAGCCTGATCGCCGCGTGGCGACTTTTCCGCGGCTTGTCGCAGCATGAGGTGGCCGAACGCTTGGGTACCACCCAATCGGCCGTGTCCCAATGGGAAGCCGTAGATTCTAAACCGCAGAAGAAAACCCGGGAAAAGCTGGCGGTGCTATATCGCTGCCGCCCGGCGCAGACGATCTTATAA